From uncultured Roseateles sp., the proteins below share one genomic window:
- a CDS encoding creatininase family protein, with the protein MRIRDCHWQQIESYLRTDDRVVLPLGSVEQHAWLSLAVDAILSEEVAVDAAEPLGVPVYPAQPYGYTPTYMAFPGTMSLRLETLLAVMRDLIASLHHHGFRRVLIVNGHGGNQPVAGLLQQLMAEHPGLQLKWHNWWAAPRTMAFVREQDPQASHASWMENFQSTRLRGVELPASPKALVDYARMALMNPQAKRAYLGDGCYGGHYQQPEAVMNALWSVAVDETRAQLQGPWLP; encoded by the coding sequence ATGCGCATCCGCGACTGCCACTGGCAACAGATCGAAAGCTATCTGCGCACCGACGACCGCGTCGTGCTGCCGCTGGGCAGCGTCGAGCAGCATGCATGGTTGTCACTGGCCGTCGATGCCATCCTCAGCGAGGAGGTGGCGGTGGATGCCGCCGAGCCACTGGGCGTGCCGGTCTATCCGGCCCAGCCCTATGGCTACACGCCCACCTATATGGCCTTTCCAGGCACGATGAGCCTGCGCCTGGAGACCCTGCTGGCGGTGATGCGCGACCTGATCGCCTCGCTGCACCACCATGGTTTTCGGCGCGTGCTGATCGTCAACGGCCACGGCGGCAATCAGCCGGTGGCCGGCCTGCTGCAGCAGCTGATGGCCGAGCACCCCGGCCTGCAGCTCAAGTGGCACAACTGGTGGGCCGCCCCGCGCACGATGGCCTTTGTGCGCGAGCAGGACCCGCAGGCCTCCCATGCCTCATGGATGGAGAACTTCCAGAGCACGCGGCTGCGCGGCGTCGAACTGCCCGCATCGCCCAAGGCCTTGGTCGACTACGCCCGCATGGCGCTGATGAACCCGCAGGCCAAGCGTGCCTACCTCGGCGACGGCTGTTACGGCGGCCATTACCAGCAACCCGAGGCGGTCATGAACGCGCTGTGGTCGGTGGCCGTCGATGAAACGCGCGCCCAGCTCCAGGGTCCGTGGCTGCCCTGA
- a CDS encoding questin oxidase family protein translates to MTDTASTSKTLSRLLDRNQAFGLAARGTTNHLPMALIALHRMGASASRLQAYFDHWAQHKALPHVDAPPAAQARQWSAWRGQARAFEPLSRGFAERVVQEGAAAVVGEVWADLGSGVATNAFHALIRVAYGLEADHAGEIGAGLASLVVAHLPLDLSLDDVPTVSSVPVALERIHLSLAGAHAVTASITSALRAAAADPRLAQSLSLPEGQGQELIPALADAALQLYAQTHSFTVLHLVTMLHARRVLLRHCPRLATPQQDLALWLAFCTAYTAVGAPRLQAPTSLAAPLSWPEIFALAVAQDDDHVIKLSHSCHEEFLHYGRPLYQQVASDLVRGLQR, encoded by the coding sequence GTGACCGACACCGCATCGACCTCAAAGACACTCAGCCGCTTGCTGGACCGCAACCAGGCCTTCGGTCTGGCGGCGCGCGGCACCACCAACCATCTGCCGATGGCCTTGATCGCGCTGCATCGCATGGGCGCCTCGGCGAGCCGGCTGCAAGCCTATTTCGACCACTGGGCGCAGCACAAGGCCTTGCCCCATGTGGATGCACCGCCGGCGGCCCAGGCGCGGCAATGGTCGGCCTGGCGCGGTCAGGCGCGGGCCTTCGAGCCGCTGAGCCGGGGCTTCGCCGAGCGGGTGGTGCAGGAGGGCGCGGCGGCGGTGGTCGGCGAGGTCTGGGCCGATCTCGGGAGCGGGGTGGCGACGAATGCCTTTCATGCCTTGATACGGGTGGCCTACGGTCTGGAGGCCGACCATGCCGGCGAGATCGGCGCGGGACTGGCCAGCCTGGTGGTCGCCCATCTGCCGCTGGATCTGAGCCTGGACGACGTGCCCACCGTTTCCTCGGTGCCGGTCGCACTGGAGCGTATCCACCTGAGCCTGGCCGGGGCTCATGCGGTGACGGCGTCTATCACCTCGGCCTTGCGCGCCGCAGCCGCTGACCCGCGGTTGGCTCAATCGCTGAGCCTGCCCGAGGGCCAGGGTCAAGAGCTCATCCCAGCGTTGGCCGATGCCGCCTTGCAACTCTACGCGCAGACGCACAGCTTCACCGTGCTGCATCTGGTGACCATGCTGCATGCGAGGCGCGTGCTGCTCCGGCACTGCCCGCGGCTCGCCACGCCCCAGCAAGACCTGGCCCTATGGCTGGCGTTCTGCACCGCCTATACGGCGGTCGGCGCGCCACGGCTGCAGGCGCCGACCTCGTTGGCCGCGCCGCTGAGCTGGCCCGAGATCTTTGCCCTGGCCGTGGCCCAGGACGATGACCATGTGATCAAGCTCAGCCACAGCTGCCACGAGGAGTTTCTGCACTACGGCCGGCCGCTGTACCAGCAGGTGGCCAGCGATCTGGTGCGAGGGCTGCAGCGATGA
- a CDS encoding MFS transporter has protein sequence MTQARTLLWVVCAISMMSTIGMAMPYPILAPIFVQGAADGFTHFMGLPPKLLMGIALAANPLGILIGSLFIGPLSDRHGRRRTLLWTLSLTVLSSLLGAWALEQRWYALFVGARFLTGLTEGNLAVARAVLADLHPVLDRTRSFAWLNASNYAGWLLGPLLGGLTLPLGEPVPFVLAGLALLPCLLVIWRALPETHARPADAPGGLLRQAMQQQALGLLRQDKLLARLFALQLAYTLGLTTCYEFYPLWLLENAGLGSLGIAWVTAGLCLVMSLASMLIGRFDALSSRGHALRRASACAPTAAAGLLGLALLPGTAGLLVIIAMGLPLALYNAVLPAWVSERFAHHGQGRVMGLLTVIFYLANVVMALVGGALSLLDTRWIMAVGGACSLWAAWSLLRLARDVPTSPTPSTAAVASNA, from the coding sequence ATGACCCAGGCGCGCACCTTGCTGTGGGTCGTCTGCGCCATCTCGATGATGAGCACCATAGGCATGGCCATGCCTTACCCCATCCTGGCACCGATCTTCGTGCAAGGTGCGGCGGACGGTTTCACCCACTTCATGGGCCTGCCGCCCAAGCTGTTGATGGGCATCGCGCTGGCGGCCAATCCGCTGGGCATCTTGATCGGCAGCCTGTTCATCGGCCCGTTGTCCGACCGCCATGGCAGGCGCCGCACCTTGCTGTGGACGCTGTCGCTGACGGTGCTCAGCAGCCTGCTCGGCGCCTGGGCGCTGGAGCAGCGCTGGTACGCGCTGTTTGTCGGTGCGCGCTTCCTGACCGGCCTGACCGAGGGCAATCTGGCGGTGGCCCGCGCGGTGCTGGCCGATCTGCACCCGGTGCTCGATCGCACCCGCTCCTTTGCCTGGCTCAACGCCAGCAACTACGCCGGCTGGCTGCTGGGCCCGCTGCTGGGCGGGCTGACCCTGCCGCTGGGCGAGCCGGTGCCCTTTGTGCTGGCCGGCCTGGCCCTGCTGCCCTGCCTGCTGGTGATCTGGCGGGCCCTGCCGGAGACGCACGCGCGGCCGGCCGACGCGCCCGGCGGCCTGCTGCGGCAGGCGATGCAGCAGCAGGCGCTGGGCCTGCTGCGCCAAGACAAGCTGCTGGCCCGCCTGTTCGCGCTGCAGCTGGCCTACACGCTGGGTCTGACCACCTGCTATGAGTTCTACCCGCTGTGGCTGCTCGAGAACGCCGGCCTGGGCAGCCTGGGCATTGCCTGGGTGACGGCGGGCCTGTGCCTGGTGATGTCGCTGGCCAGCATGCTGATAGGCCGCTTCGATGCCTTGTCGTCACGCGGCCATGCCTTGCGGCGTGCCAGCGCCTGCGCGCCCACGGCCGCGGCCGGCCTGCTGGGCCTGGCCCTGCTGCCTGGCACGGCCGGGCTGCTGGTGATCATCGCCATGGGCCTGCCGCTGGCGCTGTACAACGCGGTGCTGCCGGCCTGGGTGTCCGAGCGCTTTGCCCACCACGGCCAGGGCAGGGTGATGGGCCTGCTGACGGTGATCTTCTATCTGGCCAATGTGGTGATGGCGCTGGTGGGCGGGGCCTTGAGCCTCTTGGACACGCGCTGGATCATGGCGGTCGGTGGCGCCTGCAGCCTCTGGGCGGCCTGGAGCCTGCTGCGCCTGGCGCGCGATGTGCCAACATCACCGACCCCGAGCACCGCGGCTGTGGCCAGCAACGCATGA
- a CDS encoding MarR family transcriptional regulator produces the protein MNSTSDQILYTLKSRGPQGAQVVAEACGLSAMGARKQLLALEGAGLVASHEEAHGVGRPARLWQLTEAGHARFPDRHGELAVQLIAQVSALLGPQALQALIAQRQAEAQAAYEAGLAGAKTLAQRVQGLARKRAEEGYMARAEREKGGAWLLIEDHCPICAAASSCQGFCQSELELFRHCVGSAATVERSEHLLAGARRCVYRIRPV, from the coding sequence ATGAACAGCACCAGCGACCAGATCCTCTATACGCTGAAGAGCCGCGGCCCCCAGGGTGCACAGGTGGTGGCCGAGGCCTGCGGCCTCAGCGCCATGGGCGCGCGCAAGCAGCTGCTGGCGCTGGAGGGCGCGGGCCTGGTGGCCTCGCACGAAGAGGCCCATGGCGTCGGCCGGCCAGCCCGCCTCTGGCAGCTGACCGAGGCCGGCCATGCCCGCTTCCCGGACCGCCATGGCGAGCTGGCCGTGCAGCTGATCGCCCAGGTCAGCGCGCTGCTGGGCCCGCAGGCGCTGCAGGCGCTGATCGCCCAGCGCCAGGCCGAGGCGCAGGCCGCCTACGAGGCAGGCCTGGCGGGCGCCAAGACCCTGGCGCAGCGCGTGCAAGGCCTGGCCAGGAAGCGTGCCGAGGAGGGCTATATGGCTCGCGCCGAACGTGAAAAGGGCGGCGCCTGGCTGCTGATCGAGGACCATTGCCCGATCTGCGCCGCCGCCAGCAGTTGTCAGGGCTTCTGCCAGTCGGAGCTGGAGTTGTTCCGGCATTGCGTCGGCAGTGCGGCCACCGTCGAGCGCAGCGAGCACCTGCTGGCCGGTGCCAGGCGCTGCGTCTATCGCATTCGGCCGGTTTAG
- a CDS encoding response regulator codes for MPNRRTLLLVEPDSLFRRTVALTARELNLADVHEASSHEAAQRLLASQRFDAMLLDIDDALTGLALLHSVRGGGTLSKSDLPMAVIAGTMDASTIALLKPLCLQRIMLKPFKVKTVLEVVSSLAGRMTA; via the coding sequence ATGCCGAACCGTAGAACCCTGCTGCTGGTCGAACCGGACTCGCTGTTCCGGCGCACCGTCGCCCTGACCGCCCGCGAGTTGAATCTGGCCGATGTGCATGAGGCCAGCAGCCATGAGGCCGCCCAACGCCTGCTGGCCTCGCAACGCTTTGACGCGATGCTGCTCGACATCGACGATGCGCTGACCGGCCTGGCCCTGCTGCACAGCGTGCGCGGTGGGGGCACGCTCAGCAAGAGCGATCTGCCGATGGCCGTCATCGCCGGCACCATGGATGCCTCAACCATCGCCCTGCTCAAGCCGCTGTGCCTTCAGCGCATCATGCTCAAGCCGTTCAAGGTCAAGACGGTGCTGGAAGTGGTGTCCTCGCTGGCGGGGCGGATGACAGCCTAA
- a CDS encoding GAF domain-containing protein: MQAAPIPANDAERLAALRELLILDTPPEQRFDRIVQFAAEEFDMPTVLISLVDEERQWFKARVGMDVCELDRRSSFCGHAIAIDNITVVPDALLDPRFADNPLVTGPTQLRFYAGAPLETRPGLRVGTLCLIDSKPRTLDAMDLTILSTLRDLVCSELLGQSLEP; the protein is encoded by the coding sequence ATGCAAGCCGCACCGATACCCGCCAACGACGCCGAGCGCCTGGCCGCACTGCGCGAGCTGCTGATACTCGACACCCCGCCCGAGCAGCGCTTCGACCGCATCGTGCAGTTCGCTGCCGAGGAGTTCGACATGCCCACCGTGCTGATCAGCCTGGTGGACGAGGAGCGCCAGTGGTTCAAGGCCCGTGTCGGCATGGACGTCTGCGAGCTAGACCGCCGCAGCTCCTTCTGCGGCCACGCCATCGCCATCGACAACATCACCGTGGTGCCTGACGCCTTGCTGGACCCGCGCTTCGCGGACAACCCGCTGGTGACCGGTCCGACCCAGCTCCGCTTCTATGCCGGCGCGCCACTCGAAACCCGGCCCGGGCTGCGCGTGGGCACGCTGTGCCTGATCGACAGCAAACCGCGAACGCTCGATGCCATGGACCTGACCATACTGTCCACGCTGCGCGACCTGGTCTGCAGCGAGCTGCTGGGCCAGTCGCTCGAGCCCTGA
- a CDS encoding tyrosine-protein phosphatase → MLFRRLPLPVEVPGTLWLHSMPGRMEPWDRFLTDMRRAKLSLVMCLNPLDEVAQLSPEYHKAITLGRVPFRWLHLPMRDMGLATDAASFREGVDQLSQALRLGDHALLHCAAGIGRTGTVAACVLKSLGVPAEQALLQVRQAGANPQTAAQSGLIDKF, encoded by the coding sequence ATGCTGTTTCGCCGCCTTCCCCTGCCCGTCGAGGTGCCCGGCACCCTGTGGCTGCATTCGATGCCCGGCCGCATGGAGCCCTGGGACCGCTTCCTGACCGATATGCGCCGAGCCAAGCTGAGCCTGGTGATGTGCCTGAATCCGCTCGACGAGGTGGCCCAGCTCTCGCCCGAGTATCACAAGGCCATCACCCTGGGCCGGGTGCCCTTTCGCTGGCTGCACCTGCCGATGCGCGATATGGGCCTGGCCACCGACGCGGCCAGCTTCCGCGAGGGCGTGGACCAGCTGAGCCAGGCCTTGCGCCTGGGTGACCATGCCTTGCTGCACTGCGCAGCCGGCATCGGCCGCACCGGCACGGTCGCCGCCTGCGTGCTCAAAAGCCTGGGCGTGCCAGCCGAGCAGGCCCTGCTGCAGGTGCGCCAGGCCGGCGCCAACCCGCAAACAGCCGCGCAGTCGGGCTTGATAGACAAGTTTTAA
- a CDS encoding MBL fold metallo-hydrolase has product MHLTRRPALRLLAALVCAASLPGQAQTLPFSLKLVAPKVYAVIDNATGDSGANAGVVIGEEAVAIIDSLYKPKATQALLAEVRKLTPLPIRYLINTHYHIDHVAGNAVFAQAGAVIVGHKNVARWINTENLKFFGPTPTAEAQAQVAALVPPQIGFDSEMRLNLGQRTLLIKALPGHTGGDAVISVVDAGVVFAGDLFWRRAIPNLIDANTADWIRTLDGLRQGQPASAVFVPGHGEVGQAGDVQDFQRYLGDLQAAVKQQLDGGKDGEALQAAALSQLAPSYGGWAYFKNLGPRNVRDMQAELAGNKRRPVP; this is encoded by the coding sequence ATGCACCTGACACGCCGCCCTGCCCTGCGCCTGCTCGCCGCCCTGGTTTGCGCCGCCAGCCTGCCCGGCCAGGCCCAGACCCTGCCCTTCAGCTTGAAGCTGGTGGCGCCCAAGGTCTATGCGGTGATAGACAACGCCACCGGCGACTCGGGGGCCAATGCCGGCGTGGTCATCGGTGAGGAGGCGGTGGCCATCATCGACAGCCTGTACAAACCCAAGGCCACGCAGGCGCTGCTGGCCGAGGTGCGCAAGCTGACGCCGCTGCCGATACGCTATCTGATCAACACCCACTATCACATCGACCATGTGGCCGGCAACGCGGTGTTTGCGCAGGCCGGGGCGGTGATCGTCGGGCACAAGAACGTGGCCCGCTGGATCAACACCGAGAACCTGAAGTTCTTCGGCCCCACACCGACGGCCGAGGCCCAGGCCCAGGTGGCCGCGCTGGTGCCGCCGCAGATCGGCTTCGACAGCGAGATGCGTCTCAATCTGGGCCAGCGCACGCTGCTGATCAAGGCCTTGCCCGGCCATACCGGTGGCGATGCGGTGATCAGCGTGGTCGATGCCGGCGTGGTGTTTGCCGGCGACCTGTTCTGGCGCCGCGCGATACCGAACCTGATAGACGCCAACACGGCCGACTGGATACGCACGCTGGACGGGCTGCGCCAGGGTCAGCCGGCCAGCGCCGTCTTCGTGCCCGGCCATGGCGAGGTGGGCCAGGCCGGCGATGTGCAGGACTTCCAGCGCTATCTCGGTGACCTGCAGGCAGCTGTCAAGCAGCAACTCGATGGCGGCAAGGATGGCGAAGCCCTGCAGGCCGCAGCGCTCAGCCAGCTGGCACCCAGCTACGGCGGCTGGGCCTATTTCAAAAACCTCGGGCCGCGCAATGTGCGCGACATGCAGGCAGAATTGGCCGGCAACAAGCGCCGCCCTGTCCCCTGA
- a CDS encoding TonB-dependent receptor has translation MPLPPVQLSPLALALLAASGLLAQAQAQTAPPAAAASAPAGAASAPARTAPRQAPVAKPEAPAQLERVEVSGTASDTEQRRSSTAAKIIIGREEIERFGDSSVSEVLKRLPGVTTGGRPGRGGDVRMRGMGGGYTQLLVNGERMPPGFSLDNLPPDQLERIEVMRAPTAEYGARAVAGTINIVLKEALKKTLNEVRAGVGMEQGRVSPNASWTRNNKLGDKGAYTLTVSVNRNNRWDDADTHTRWYDLASGAQLLDQHETGYSLEQREGINVNARLQIPLAEGESLTLMPFMILSRGNTEAARTLVQTGTATDQPYASYSSAGDGTFKLLRGNAQWQKRLGASTRLEARGGLGTGLFNSHGLRREFDSAGTQTRTVDDTTSNRENNWSLNAKVSHQLESEHSLVGGLELESSRRLQGRTTLQNGLPILTEFGDDLTASSRRMAGYLQDEWNPSKQISAYAGLRWESIATASDSASYQARNTSHVLTPLLHAVWKPDEKSRNQIRSSLTRSYKAASLQELIARPSISQRFPTGANEIGNPDRAGNPNLKPELATGVELAYEHYLSKGGLLSANLFYRRISDLIRNVVALEDVSWSAQKRWVSRPQNVGNATTQGLELEAKFRFDELVEDALPVQLRTNLSFFDSKVDQVPGPNNRLEGQPRGTANFGADYKLRGLPLSLGASVNITPAYKLRLSDISSSSVGSKIVTDAFVLWFIDAGTQLRFSANNLAPHDYLTTSSLINDTQRQENESANRSKINWGLRLEMKL, from the coding sequence ATGCCCTTGCCCCCCGTCCAGCTGTCCCCGCTCGCCCTGGCCCTGCTCGCCGCCAGCGGCCTCTTGGCTCAAGCCCAGGCCCAAACCGCCCCGCCCGCTGCGGCCGCTTCGGCCCCGGCCGGCGCGGCCAGTGCGCCGGCACGCACCGCGCCAAGGCAGGCGCCGGTGGCCAAGCCGGAGGCGCCGGCCCAGCTGGAGAGAGTGGAGGTCAGCGGCACGGCCAGCGACACCGAGCAGCGCCGCAGCTCGACGGCGGCCAAGATCATCATCGGCCGCGAGGAGATCGAGCGCTTCGGTGACAGCTCGGTCAGCGAAGTGCTCAAGCGCCTGCCCGGCGTGACCACCGGCGGCCGGCCCGGCCGCGGCGGCGATGTGCGCATGCGCGGCATGGGCGGCGGCTACACCCAGCTGCTGGTCAACGGCGAGCGCATGCCGCCGGGCTTCTCGCTGGACAATCTGCCGCCCGACCAGCTGGAGCGCATCGAGGTGATGCGCGCGCCCACCGCCGAGTACGGCGCCCGGGCGGTGGCCGGCACGATCAATATCGTGCTCAAGGAGGCGCTGAAAAAGACCCTCAACGAGGTGCGGGCCGGCGTCGGCATGGAGCAGGGCCGCGTCTCGCCCAATGCCTCGTGGACGCGCAACAACAAGCTCGGCGACAAGGGCGCCTACACCTTGACCGTCTCGGTCAACCGCAACAACCGCTGGGACGATGCCGACACGCACACGCGCTGGTACGACCTGGCCAGCGGCGCCCAGTTGCTGGACCAGCACGAGACCGGTTACTCGCTGGAGCAGCGCGAGGGAATCAATGTCAATGCGCGGCTGCAGATACCGCTGGCCGAGGGAGAGTCGCTGACCTTGATGCCCTTCATGATACTCAGCCGCGGCAACACCGAGGCCGCGCGCACCCTGGTGCAGACCGGCACGGCCACCGATCAGCCCTATGCCAGCTACAGCAGCGCCGGCGACGGCACGTTCAAGCTGCTGCGCGGCAATGCCCAGTGGCAGAAGCGCCTGGGCGCCAGCACGCGGCTGGAGGCCCGCGGCGGCCTAGGCACGGGCCTTTTCAACAGCCACGGCCTGCGCCGCGAGTTCGACAGCGCCGGCACCCAGACCCGCACCGTCGATGACACAACCAGCAACCGCGAGAACAACTGGAGCCTGAACGCCAAGGTCTCGCACCAGCTGGAGAGCGAGCACAGCCTGGTCGGCGGGCTGGAGCTGGAAAGCAGCCGCCGCCTGCAGGGTCGCACCACCCTGCAGAACGGCCTGCCGATACTGACCGAGTTCGGCGACGACCTGACCGCTTCGTCTCGGCGCATGGCCGGCTATCTGCAGGATGAATGGAACCCCAGCAAGCAGATCTCGGCCTATGCCGGCCTGCGCTGGGAGAGCATCGCCACGGCCAGTGACAGCGCCAGCTATCAGGCCCGCAACACCAGCCATGTGCTGACGCCGCTGCTGCATGCCGTCTGGAAACCGGACGAGAAAAGCCGCAACCAGATACGCAGCAGCCTGACGCGCAGCTACAAGGCCGCCAGCCTGCAGGAGCTGATCGCCCGGCCCAGCATTTCGCAGCGCTTCCCGACCGGCGCCAACGAGATCGGCAACCCGGACCGCGCCGGCAACCCCAACCTGAAACCCGAACTGGCCACCGGCGTCGAGCTGGCCTACGAGCACTACCTGTCCAAGGGCGGACTGCTCAGCGCCAATCTGTTCTACCGGCGCATCAGCGATCTGATACGCAATGTCGTCGCATTGGAGGACGTGAGCTGGTCGGCGCAGAAGCGCTGGGTCTCCCGGCCGCAAAACGTCGGCAATGCGACCACGCAGGGGCTGGAGCTGGAGGCCAAGTTCCGCTTCGACGAGCTGGTCGAAGACGCCCTGCCGGTACAGCTGCGCACCAACCTCAGCTTCTTCGACTCCAAGGTGGACCAGGTGCCCGGCCCGAACAACCGCCTGGAGGGCCAGCCCAGGGGCACGGCCAATTTCGGCGCCGACTACAAGCTGCGCGGCCTGCCGCTGAGCCTGGGGGCCAGCGTCAACATCACACCGGCCTACAAGCTGCGCCTGAGCGATATCTCCAGCAGCTCGGTGGGCAGCAAGATCGTCACCGACGCCTTCGTGCTGTGGTTCATCGATGCCGGCACCCAGCTGCGCTTCAGCGCCAACAATCTGGCGCCCCACGACTATCTGACGACCAGCAGCCTGATCAACGACACTCAGCGCCAGGAGAATGAGAGCGCGAACCGTTCGAAGATCAATTGGGGCTTGCGCCTGGAGATGAAGCTCTGA